TTACCAGTACCATGGGTAGTAGTACCCTTTACGACCATGCATATGGTGGTGCAACAACAAGCTATGATAATCCTAAAGCCTTTGGTTCATTAATCTATGGTCTTCAGTGGCAGCTGGAGAATGCGTATCCTTCCGTCGGCGGGAATGACACCCTTTTTACTGTATGGGCCGGCGCCAATGATTTTTTTCAGGTAAGAGATTTTTCACTCGCAGCAACAAATATAGTGACCGCACTGGGCAAATTAAAAGAGAACGGGGCTCAAAACATACTTGTTCCGAATCTTCCCGACCTTGGCATGACACCTGGATTTTATAATAATACAGACCCAAATGTCACAACTGCCCAGGCCAGTGCATGGACTCAGGGTTTTAACAATCAACTCCATAGTGGCTTGCAGGCGTTTGCAGGTGAAAATTCATCTATGAATATCTATTTTTTAGATGTATATGCTCTGTTTTCCGATTTATTGCTCATGGATAATGGGGAAATCAACCCTGTTTATTTGAGTTCGTTATTCTATGACGATTTTCATCCAAACAGTATAGGGCATACAATATTGGCAGCCGAGGCTTATAACGTATTACAGTCCGGCCCCATGTCTGCGCCAATACCTGGAGCAGTATGGTTGCTTGGTTCGGGTTTTCTTGGATTTGCAGGATTAAGAAGAAAACAAAAAAAATAGCCAACAGCTTCTACTTAGAAGGGCTGGTGCCGCATAAGATTGAAATTGTGCCGAACATGAATTTGCGAAACCTTATATTTTCAAGCCCGGCATCTTTCATTATCAAAGATAGTTCTTCCGGTGATTTGAACGCCTCAGTGCTTGCTGTAAGGTATTTATAAGCATTTTTATCCCCGGCAAAAATAAGGCCAAGAAGAGGAATTATAAGTTTTAAATAAAGCAAAATAAAAGGACGAAGAAGGTTATGCGGTGGCGGCGATGTATCAAGACATACAACTTTTCCGCCCGGTTTTGCTATACGCATCTGCTCTGCAAATGCGCGATGAATATCAGTTACATTTCTGATTAAATAGCCTGATGTGACTGCATCAAAAACGGAATCAGGGAAGGGAAGGTTTAAGGCATCAGCACAGCACCATGAAATATTATCATTTTGCTCTTTTCCGCAAAGCATCATTTCTAAAGTAAAATCAGCGCCGAACGCTTTAATGCCTTTATTTGATAAAAGAGCTTCGTGCAGAATCTTACCGGTTCCGGTGCCTACATCAAGAATAAGTGCATTTGGCTTAAGAGAAGCTTCTTTTACAACATATTTTCTCCATGATTTGTCCCTGCCAAAAGTCATAATAGTATTTAAGAGATCATAGCGGCCGGAAATATTTTTAAACATTGTACGAATATTGCCGGCTTTATTTTTATCTGAATTATCTGCCATGATTGTATCAATCCTGCTCTCTTGTTTTTAAAAATGAGATATCGGGCCATTGTTTCATTTCATAATCCAAAGCCCATTCATTGCGGGCAAGAAATGTCAGGTGGCCTCCGGCATCAATAGCAAGGTTGTTTTTGTTTTCCAGTTCAAATTGTTCAAGCTTTTTTCTATCATCACACTCAATCCAGCGGGCTCTTTTGTAATCAATGGGTTCTGTTATCGCATCAGCCCCGTATTCGTCTTTTAAACGGGCCATTGTAACATCAAATTGCAGTACGCCTACCGCTCCAAGAATATATCCGCTTCCGGTAATAGGCTTGAAATACTGAACTGCTCCTTCTTCGGAGAGCTGGGTCAGTCCTTTTTGAAGCTGCTTGTTTTTTATGGGGTTTAAAAGGCGTACACGACGGAAAAATTCAGGAGCGAAATTTGGGATGCCGGTAAATTTAAGAGGTTCTTTTTCAGTCAAAGTATCCCCGATTTTTATTTTACCGTGGTTATGCAAGCCTATTATATCTCCCGGATATGCTTCTTCGACATTGGCCCTGTCTTGTGCCATGAATATGGTAGCATTTGACAGAGTCATTTCCTTGCCTGAATGGTGGTGGATTACCTTCATTCCGCGTGTAAACTTTCCTGAACATATTCTGACAAAAGCGATACGATCTCTATGGGCAGGGTCCATGTTTGCCTGAATTTTAAATACAAACCCGGCAAAAGAATCTTCGTAAGGTGAAACGGTTCGCGAAAGAGTATCCCTTGGTTGTGGAGCCGGCGCCATTTCTACAAATGCATCAAGAAGTTCTTTTACACCAAAATTATTTACAGCGCTTCCGAAAAATACAGGGCTCTGGTTGGCCTTCAGATAATGTTCATAATCAAAAGGAGTGGATGCTACGTTTAACAGATCAATATCTTCTCTTAACCTGTTTGCATCACTTCCAAGCATTTCATCAAGCCTTGGGTCAAGAAGGTCTGTTATTGTTATTCCTTCAGTAGTTCTAGTGGTTTTTCCGGGTGTGAAAAGGTTAAGTTCTTTTTTGAGTAGATTATATACTCCCTTAAAATTTTTCCCCATACCTATGGGCCATGATAAAGGGGCGCATT
This genomic interval from Pseudomonadota bacterium contains the following:
- a CDS encoding peptide chain release factor 3, with product MNKQHKKEVDKRRTFGIISHPDAGKTTLTEKLLLFGGAIQLAGAIKARKASRHATSDWMSIEKDRGISVTTSVMKFNYNDFEINLLDTPGHQDFSEDTYRVLTAVDSALMVIDSAKGVEPQTIKLMEVCRMRNTPIITFINKLDRDGLTPLDLLADIEDRLQIECAPLSWPIGMGKNFKGVYNLLKKELNLFTPGKTTRTTEGITITDLLDPRLDEMLGSDANRLREDIDLLNVASTPFDYEHYLKANQSPVFFGSAVNNFGVKELLDAFVEMAPAPQPRDTLSRTVSPYEDSFAGFVFKIQANMDPAHRDRIAFVRICSGKFTRGMKVIHHHSGKEMTLSNATIFMAQDRANVEEAYPGDIIGLHNHGKIKIGDTLTEKEPLKFTGIPNFAPEFFRRVRLLNPIKNKQLQKGLTQLSEEGAVQYFKPITGSGYILGAVGVLQFDVTMARLKDEYGADAITEPIDYKRARWIECDDRKKLEQFELENKNNLAIDAGGHLTFLARNEWALDYEMKQWPDISFLKTREQD
- a CDS encoding ubiquinone/menaquinone biosynthesis methyltransferase codes for the protein MADNSDKNKAGNIRTMFKNISGRYDLLNTIMTFGRDKSWRKYVVKEASLKPNALILDVGTGTGKILHEALLSNKGIKAFGADFTLEMMLCGKEQNDNISWCCADALNLPFPDSVFDAVTSGYLIRNVTDIHRAFAEQMRIAKPGGKVVCLDTSPPPHNLLRPFILLYLKLIIPLLGLIFAGDKNAYKYLTASTEAFKSPEELSLIMKDAGLENIRFRKFMFGTISILCGTSPSK